A stretch of Clostridiales bacterium DNA encodes these proteins:
- a CDS encoding YitT family protein: protein MALTPKVKKRLYNWLVVPLIMLLSGTIRAVVVHMFVAPYNFATSGVSGIAVMIYNKTGFSAGWTTLIINAPLLVLCFIFINKRCTIISGIAIAISAIFMVLMDYFKDSLPLYAFTSDLNPFFAAIAAGVLGGFGFALIIRVGGSTGGSDIVAMLLQKKFKATNISWFVYLVDAVIIFASMFVYTDDWAAMAFVNPVMLSLTEEFAHALVGDKILTGFKTAIKYEIVTDNPEEISAEIIEKLHRSVTNLPAVGMYQHNERHVLICIISKRQLGDFNKILAKYPNTFAYMISVNEVIGKGFPR from the coding sequence ATGGCTTTAACCCCCAAGGTCAAAAAAAGATTATATAACTGGCTTGTCGTGCCGCTCATCATGCTACTGAGCGGTACTATCCGCGCCGTCGTAGTACATATGTTCGTCGCGCCGTACAACTTCGCGACGAGCGGCGTTTCGGGTATCGCCGTTATGATATACAACAAAACGGGCTTCTCGGCGGGCTGGACGACGCTCATTATCAACGCGCCGCTGCTCGTATTGTGCTTTATCTTCATTAACAAGCGCTGCACGATCATTTCGGGCATCGCCATTGCCATTTCGGCTATCTTCATGGTACTCATGGACTATTTCAAAGACAGCTTGCCCCTGTACGCCTTTACGAGCGATCTCAACCCGTTCTTTGCGGCGATCGCGGCGGGCGTGCTCGGCGGATTCGGGTTCGCGCTCATTATCCGCGTAGGCGGTTCGACGGGCGGTAGCGATATAGTAGCCATGCTCCTGCAAAAGAAGTTTAAAGCAACTAATATTTCTTGGTTCGTGTATCTCGTCGATGCGGTCATTATTTTCGCGTCAATGTTCGTTTACACCGACGATTGGGCGGCGATGGCGTTCGTCAACCCCGTCATGCTGTCGCTCACCGAGGAGTTCGCGCACGCGCTCGTCGGCGACAAGATACTGACCGGCTTCAAGACGGCGATCAAGTACGAGATCGTCACCGACAACCCCGAAGAAATCAGCGCGGAGATAATCGAAAAGCTTCACCGCAGCGTTACGAACCTGCCCGCCGTCGGTATGTATCAGCACAACGAGCGGCACGTGCTTATCTGCATTATCAGCAAGCGCCAGCTCGGCGATTTCAATAAGATACTCGCCAAGTACCCCAATACATTCGCCTACATGATAAGCGTAAACGAGGTTATCGGCAAGGGCTTCCCTAGGTAG
- a CDS encoding SDR family NAD(P)-dependent oxidoreductase yields MKEATQKIILISGTTSGIGKELKALYRAAGDTVIGLARTADPADGDIAVDVTDFAEVVRVVDGIINKYGRIDTVIANAGGGLSGATELLPLDEVQKQIDLNFTGALNLARVALKGMTRGGKVVFISSACALFALPYRATYCASKAAINMAAFGLYMELKNSGIRVSSICPGDIKTSFTKNRVKYSNGGERYGDAPVLSAQKIDGRENKRMALKPAAKKIYKCAVKCKKPLYIIGFKYKALNFLRHVLPQKLFLDVTAKLF; encoded by the coding sequence GTGAAAGAAGCGACGCAAAAAATAATTCTCATATCGGGCACGACGAGCGGGATAGGCAAAGAGCTTAAAGCGTTGTACCGTGCGGCGGGCGATACCGTGATCGGGCTTGCGCGTACCGCCGATCCCGCGGACGGCGATATCGCGGTCGACGTGACCGATTTTGCCGAGGTCGTTCGCGTCGTCGACGGCATAATAAATAAGTACGGGCGTATCGATACGGTTATAGCCAACGCGGGCGGCGGGCTGTCGGGCGCGACCGAGCTTCTTCCGCTCGACGAAGTGCAAAAGCAGATCGACCTCAATTTTACGGGCGCGCTCAACCTCGCGCGCGTTGCGCTCAAAGGCATGACGCGCGGCGGCAAGGTCGTGTTCATATCGTCGGCGTGCGCGCTGTTCGCGCTTCCGTACCGCGCTACTTACTGCGCGAGCAAGGCTGCAATCAACATGGCGGCGTTCGGGCTGTACATGGAGCTCAAAAACTCGGGCATTCGCGTAAGCTCGATTTGCCCGGGCGATATAAAAACCTCGTTTACAAAAAACCGCGTCAAGTACTCCAACGGCGGCGAACGCTACGGCGACGCGCCCGTGCTCTCGGCGCAGAAAATCGACGGCAGGGAGAACAAGCGCATGGCGTTAAAGCCCGCCGCGAAAAAGATTTACAAGTGCGCGGTCAAATGCAAAAAGCCGCTGTACATAATCGGGTTCAAGTACAAGGCGCTTAACTTCCTGCGCCACGTGCTTCCGCAAAAACTGTTTTTGGACGTCACCGCAAAACTATTCTAA
- the htpG gene encoding molecular chaperone HtpG: MKEFKAQSKKLLDLVVNSIYVNREIFLRELISNASDALDKRRFMSLTDSTLSADFAIELSLDKSARTLTVTDNGVGMDDKDLENSLGVIAASGTEQFKKEQGKTDEQLIGQFGVGFYSAFMVAERVTVISKKVGADKAYKWTSDGVEGFDIEEATRADYGTDVILTLKADGDEDRYSEFLEAYRISSLVKKYSDYIRYPIKMLQDKPVEGGAKVSELTTLNSMTPVWKKLKSEIKEGELDEFYKHTYRDYHAPLFNISTRVEGAIDYTALLFVPSEPAYDYYTKDYKRGLSLYCNGVLVMDKCEKLVPEYLGFIRGVVDTPDLALNISRETLQHDRRLVAIANGLEKKILAEFDKLLKNDREKYEKLFNAFGKAIKFGAYDNYGADKDKLKDLLLYYSDAQKKLITFAEYCEKLDKSAPILYACGETTDKISMLPQLEGAREKGKDVLYFTDAVDEFVARMLESYDGHKFENVASSDVKPKKTKNKEHEKLLDRIQKQLGDKAKVTATDKLKSYPVCLAATGEVSLEMERVMQAMGGAIKAERVLQVNLDHPVILGLETATDERFADVVTVLYNEALLAEGYKTEPEFLAALNRVIG; encoded by the coding sequence ATGAAAGAATTCAAGGCACAATCTAAAAAACTACTCGATCTCGTCGTAAACTCCATTTACGTCAACCGCGAAATATTTTTACGCGAGCTCATTTCCAACGCGTCGGACGCGCTCGATAAGCGCAGGTTCATGTCGCTTACCGACAGCACGCTGTCAGCCGATTTCGCTATCGAGCTTTCGCTCGACAAATCGGCGCGCACTCTCACCGTTACCGATAACGGCGTGGGCATGGACGACAAGGACTTGGAGAACAGCCTCGGCGTGATCGCGGCGAGCGGCACCGAGCAGTTCAAAAAAGAACAGGGCAAGACCGACGAGCAGCTCATCGGTCAGTTCGGCGTTGGCTTTTACTCGGCGTTCATGGTCGCCGAGCGCGTTACCGTCATAAGCAAAAAGGTGGGCGCGGACAAGGCGTATAAGTGGACGAGCGACGGCGTAGAAGGCTTCGACATCGAAGAAGCTACGCGCGCCGATTACGGCACCGACGTCATTCTCACGCTCAAAGCCGACGGCGACGAGGACAGGTATTCAGAGTTCCTCGAAGCCTACCGCATTTCCTCGCTCGTAAAGAAATACTCCGACTATATCCGCTATCCCATAAAAATGCTCCAGGACAAGCCCGTCGAGGGCGGGGCGAAAGTGAGCGAGCTCACCACGCTCAACTCGATGACGCCCGTGTGGAAAAAGCTCAAATCAGAGATCAAAGAAGGCGAGCTCGACGAGTTCTACAAGCATACCTACCGCGACTATCACGCGCCGCTCTTTAATATCTCGACGCGCGTCGAGGGCGCGATCGACTACACGGCGCTTTTGTTCGTGCCGAGCGAGCCTGCCTACGACTACTACACCAAGGACTACAAGCGTGGACTGTCGCTGTACTGCAACGGCGTGCTCGTAATGGACAAGTGCGAAAAGCTCGTGCCCGAATACCTCGGGTTCATTCGCGGCGTGGTGGACACGCCAGACCTCGCGCTCAATATTTCGCGCGAGACCTTGCAGCACGACCGTCGGCTCGTCGCGATCGCGAACGGGCTCGAAAAGAAGATTCTGGCTGAGTTCGACAAGCTTTTGAAGAACGACCGCGAAAAGTACGAAAAGCTGTTCAACGCGTTCGGCAAGGCGATCAAGTTCGGCGCGTACGACAACTACGGCGCGGACAAGGACAAGCTAAAAGACCTTTTGCTCTACTACTCCGACGCACAAAAGAAGCTTATCACCTTCGCCGAATACTGCGAAAAGCTCGATAAGTCCGCACCAATTCTTTACGCCTGCGGCGAAACGACGGACAAGATCTCCATGCTTCCGCAGTTGGAGGGCGCGCGCGAAAAGGGCAAGGACGTACTGTACTTCACCGACGCGGTGGACGAGTTCGTCGCGCGTATGCTCGAAAGCTACGACGGGCACAAGTTCGAGAACGTCGCGTCGTCTGACGTAAAACCCAAAAAGACAAAGAATAAAGAACACGAAAAACTGCTCGACCGTATACAGAAACAACTGGGCGACAAAGCCAAGGTCACTGCGACCGACAAGCTTAAATCTTACCCCGTGTGTCTTGCGGCAACTGGCGAAGTGTCGCTCGAAATGGAACGCGTAATGCAGGCTATGGGCGGCGCGATCAAGGCGGAGCGCGTGCTCCAAGTCAATCTCGACCACCCCGTGATCCTAGGTCTCGAAACCGCCACCGACGAGCGGTTCGCCGACGTGGTGACAGTGCTCTACAACGAAGCGCTTCTCGCCGAGGGCTACAAGACCGAGCCCGAGTTCCTCGCCGCGCTCAATAGAGTGATAGGTTAG
- a CDS encoding alpha-galactosidase: MIKIENGILYLTAGEACCVFKVAEDKTLRRVYFGKRVEFEDDVCALLGVRPESEGVRGGDFTFVRAEVLPDKPHGTLPTLVGGKTLVIELEDADKKLKAEIFVTPYSRGGFTRRVRVVNNGEKAVSLDCERTLFELPEPFEVVAVGRDGNIVKGESTPNGANNGLSNFAALLSRGADGNHSDAYGFLSVFGNGAIGAEQTENGMTVTCAPTVKKVKLGAGESVELPEVLLVYSDRGLGGMSRVFHDVVREFMTGKTVDRRPPTVMFATSPEKKLCAAAEVALELGCDVFAVDIGKVSRSSLDKVTAACHDIGIKAGVRINPYNIEKGSAAFGEGYTERTADGKYKVVDLKKFMSAFTALMQGYAFEYALIDLPWMGDDFGAQAMCEFRNEASKLSPELTIEWGVVPRKLRYAETLCYPTALMRTVVTAEAVESGALKTEFDAASVGRLGYELDPLELSDGVKRAIRAQVFSYQDDAPTALFGDLYRAGMTGGKSMTFVSKDKSKAYVVCVPTDGGVHKVFLTGIDEHNLYHVREMNKTFSGAALVCCGVTVGSANSFTLHLRQVADYE; encoded by the coding sequence ATGATAAAAATCGAGAACGGTATTCTATACCTCACGGCGGGCGAAGCGTGCTGCGTTTTTAAGGTCGCCGAGGATAAAACGCTCAGGCGCGTGTATTTCGGTAAGCGCGTGGAGTTCGAGGACGACGTTTGCGCGCTCCTCGGCGTTCGCCCCGAAAGCGAAGGCGTGCGCGGCGGCGATTTTACGTTCGTTCGCGCCGAGGTCCTGCCCGACAAGCCGCACGGCACGCTTCCCACGCTCGTCGGCGGCAAGACGCTCGTTATCGAGTTAGAGGACGCGGACAAGAAGCTTAAAGCCGAGATATTCGTTACTCCGTACTCGCGCGGCGGATTTACGCGAAGAGTCAGGGTCGTTAATAACGGCGAAAAGGCGGTATCGCTCGATTGCGAGCGTACACTGTTCGAACTGCCCGAGCCGTTCGAGGTCGTCGCCGTCGGTCGCGACGGGAATATCGTGAAAGGCGAGTCCACGCCGAACGGCGCGAATAACGGACTGAGCAATTTCGCGGCGCTGTTGTCGCGTGGCGCAGACGGCAACCACAGCGACGCGTACGGGTTTTTATCGGTTTTCGGCAACGGTGCGATCGGCGCGGAGCAAACCGAAAACGGCATGACCGTCACTTGCGCGCCGACCGTTAAAAAGGTCAAGCTCGGCGCGGGCGAAAGCGTGGAGCTTCCCGAGGTTCTGCTCGTGTATTCCGATCGTGGGCTTGGCGGGATGTCGCGCGTTTTCCACGACGTAGTGCGCGAGTTCATGACGGGTAAAACCGTCGACCGCAGACCGCCTACCGTTATGTTCGCGACCTCGCCCGAAAAGAAACTTTGCGCCGCGGCGGAAGTCGCGTTGGAGCTGGGATGCGACGTGTTCGCCGTCGATATAGGCAAGGTGAGTAGGTCTTCGCTCGACAAGGTGACGGCGGCTTGCCACGACATAGGCATCAAAGCGGGCGTGCGAATTAATCCTTATAATATAGAAAAAGGCAGTGCGGCGTTCGGCGAGGGTTATACCGAACGGACGGCGGACGGCAAGTATAAAGTAGTCGATTTGAAAAAGTTCATGAGCGCATTTACTGCGCTTATGCAAGGCTACGCGTTCGAGTACGCGCTGATTGATCTGCCGTGGATGGGCGACGACTTCGGCGCACAGGCTATGTGCGAGTTCCGTAACGAAGCGAGCAAGCTTAGCCCCGAGCTTACAATAGAATGGGGCGTAGTGCCGCGCAAGCTAAGGTATGCGGAAACGCTGTGCTATCCCACCGCGCTCATGCGCACCGTCGTAACGGCGGAAGCGGTGGAGAGCGGCGCGCTCAAAACGGAGTTCGACGCGGCGTCGGTAGGGCGGCTCGGGTACGAGCTCGACCCGCTCGAACTGAGCGACGGCGTTAAGCGCGCTATCCGCGCACAGGTGTTTTCGTATCAGGACGACGCGCCCACCGCGCTGTTCGGCGATCTTTACCGCGCGGGCATGACGGGCGGCAAGAGCATGACGTTTGTCAGCAAGGACAAGAGCAAGGCTTACGTCGTGTGCGTGCCGACCGACGGCGGCGTGCATAAGGTCTTTTTGACGGGTATCGACGAGCATAACCTCTATCACGTTCGCGAAATGAATAAAACGTTTTCGGGCGCGGCGCTTGTCTGCTGCGGCGTGACCGTGGGAAGCGCTAATTCGTTCACGTTACATTTGCGTCAAGTCGCGGACTATGAATAA